One window of the Endomicrobium proavitum genome contains the following:
- a CDS encoding GIY-YIG nuclease family protein, which yields MTKQYYVYIIKNRLRGTLYIGVTNDIARRMYEHKNKLIEGFSKKYSLDKLVYCEICDDINSALRREKILKEWKRVWKIELIEQSNSNWNDLIENDVIIK from the coding sequence ATGACAAAACAATATTATGTTTATATCATTAAAAACAGACTAAGGGGAACATTATATATTGGTGTAACTAACGACATAGCAAGAAGAATGTATGAGCATAAAAATAAATTAATAGAAGGTTTTAGTAAAAAATATTCATTGGACAAATTGGTTTATTGTGAAATTTGCGATGATATCAACTCGGCACTTAGAAGAGAAAAGATCTTAAAAGAATGGAAAAGGGTTTGGAAAATTGAGTTAATTGAACAATCAAATTCTAATTGGAATGATTTAATTGAAAATGACGTTATAATCAAATGA
- a CDS encoding DUF192 domain-containing protein, with translation MKKIFLTMLLFSIAAAACADTSNKNKTFSRNAQDNSILEVKLAGANLKLFTVKSPEAKRKGLSGRDTIPNDGMIFFFDYPSPLAFWMKDMKFAIDIIWINADKVVSVTKNAQPQPGAKDDKLKIYSPAFYADTVIELSAGDADKYNIEAGSAFTIRRIIND, from the coding sequence ATGAAAAAAATATTTTTGACTATGCTTTTATTTTCCATAGCGGCGGCGGCTTGCGCTGACACTTCAAACAAAAATAAAACTTTCTCGCGAAACGCGCAGGATAATTCTATTTTAGAAGTTAAACTTGCCGGCGCCAATTTAAAGTTGTTTACCGTTAAAAGCCCCGAAGCCAAACGTAAAGGTTTATCCGGCAGAGATACAATTCCTAACGATGGAATGATTTTCTTTTTTGATTACCCGTCGCCGTTGGCTTTTTGGATGAAAGATATGAAGTTTGCCATAGATATTATCTGGATTAACGCCGACAAAGTTGTATCGGTTACAAAAAACGCGCAGCCCCAGCCCGGAGCAAAAGACGATAAACTTAAAATTTATTCCCCCGCGTTTTATGCGGACACAGTTATAGAATTAAGCGCCGGCGACGCCGACAAATATAATATTGAAGCAGGCTCTGCTTTTACTATAAGGAGAATTATAAATGATTAA
- a CDS encoding M6 family metalloprotease domain-containing protein, whose product MRKIILTAVLSFLFCGEIFAVSASPALFDALQPDGEKVSLRVQGDEFYHWTEDKDGYTVIQDTPTKEWRYARRGVNGKLEKTQYKVSGRVNPASLSFNKHVKAEGFQNIANSRRALMLSDDKNVYKESLKKSAATKANLLKSSPQLSGSPTVFKHLVLLVAFSDKPFRLSNPEQVFLDFFDKANYTDYGALGSVNDFYNASSYGQLQVESVVSPVITLSSTSGYYAGASGTLYARQMVQQALVLLDASHTFDFAQFDQDGDGRIDFITVVHAGGGMEAGVSDAIWSHKWNISPFFTTWDGKRISSYNTIPELRGSNESAAQISRIGVAAHELGHAMLHLPDLYDTTYASYGVGNYDIMGGGSWNGPGSDGSSPALFSAWTKYFSGFIDPVEISSSSYFSLPAAATDQTAFYKFSGPQFRFNEYYLIENRQGIGFDQYLPGSSRGVLIWHVDERKLNNGDNNDPSHYLLDLQEADGSNGLAVNLSKGRDSFYYRNNNNPQFTNTSNPSSIGWDGYPADIAISQISATGSTMTFKASRKITISSVTQNVAVKTVPVNFSITGNDFPSSATVKLINGANQIYASNVSVLSSSAISASVTFASSAASGLYGLQIIDNVSGDSETKTGVMTVYAYPQVTSLSANYVLLSGTATETIYIDVNGSNFVNSYTSFYIKNDNNGSVLNSTASFANSNQINLNFQAYMANIGTWTVYMSPYPGVSAAPALNFYIGMSSAGQPIDPLYDVEIPFPVEFSNGAVGTGSALIRSATFNPGVVVSVSQNKNLPAENLNGIKLKHTNLGVDFSASGHQPAKTILLKIPYTVADIAGLDEDSLVIARYQNGSWLPVVSSVVDKQNKYVSAQLDHLSIFALMSFAHTTNLDNVIGYPNPLKPHKGQAWSQATFTNLPDGAQITIYTSSGEKITALQLAGAIAIWDGKNSNGEFVASGVYMALIKDLSGNKKVIKIAVER is encoded by the coding sequence ATGAGAAAAATTATTTTAACAGCTGTTTTATCTTTTCTTTTTTGCGGAGAAATTTTTGCGGTTTCCGCGTCTCCGGCGTTGTTTGACGCGCTGCAGCCGGACGGAGAAAAAGTTTCTTTGAGAGTTCAAGGCGATGAATTTTATCACTGGACTGAAGACAAAGACGGATACACTGTTATACAAGATACTCCCACCAAAGAGTGGCGTTACGCGCGCCGCGGCGTAAACGGCAAACTTGAAAAAACGCAATACAAAGTGAGCGGGAGGGTAAATCCGGCGTCGCTTAGTTTTAACAAGCATGTTAAAGCCGAAGGGTTTCAAAATATTGCAAATTCCCGCAGAGCTTTAATGCTCTCCGACGACAAAAACGTTTACAAAGAATCTCTAAAAAAATCTGCCGCAACAAAAGCAAATCTTTTAAAATCTTCGCCGCAGCTTTCGGGTAGTCCGACGGTTTTTAAACACCTTGTGCTGCTTGTGGCTTTCTCCGATAAACCTTTCAGATTGTCAAACCCCGAGCAAGTTTTTTTAGATTTTTTTGATAAAGCAAATTACACCGATTACGGCGCGTTGGGTTCGGTTAACGATTTTTATAACGCGTCGTCTTACGGTCAGCTTCAGGTTGAAAGCGTTGTTTCGCCCGTTATCACTTTAAGCAGCACATCGGGTTATTACGCGGGCGCAAGCGGTACTTTATATGCCCGTCAAATGGTTCAGCAGGCGCTTGTTTTACTAGACGCTTCACACACTTTTGATTTTGCCCAGTTTGATCAAGACGGCGACGGGCGCATAGATTTTATAACTGTAGTGCATGCCGGCGGCGGTATGGAAGCGGGCGTCAGCGACGCAATATGGTCGCATAAGTGGAATATATCTCCTTTTTTTACGACATGGGACGGCAAAAGAATTTCCTCCTATAACACAATTCCGGAATTAAGAGGTTCTAACGAATCTGCCGCGCAAATTTCAAGAATAGGCGTAGCCGCTCACGAACTTGGACACGCAATGCTTCATCTTCCGGATTTATACGATACAACTTACGCCAGCTACGGCGTGGGAAATTACGACATTATGGGCGGCGGCAGCTGGAACGGTCCCGGAAGCGACGGCAGTTCTCCGGCGTTATTTAGCGCGTGGACTAAATATTTTTCAGGTTTTATAGACCCTGTTGAAATAAGTTCATCGTCTTACTTTTCGCTTCCCGCGGCGGCTACAGATCAAACCGCTTTTTACAAATTCAGCGGCCCGCAGTTTCGTTTTAACGAGTATTACCTCATAGAAAACAGGCAAGGCATAGGCTTTGACCAATATCTTCCCGGCAGCTCAAGAGGCGTGCTTATTTGGCACGTTGACGAGCGGAAATTAAACAACGGCGACAACAATGACCCTTCTCATTATTTGTTAGATTTGCAGGAAGCCGACGGGTCTAACGGTTTAGCTGTAAATTTAAGCAAAGGCAGGGACAGTTTTTATTACCGTAACAATAATAATCCGCAATTTACAAATACTTCAAACCCGTCAAGCATAGGCTGGGACGGTTATCCGGCGGATATTGCAATAAGCCAAATTTCAGCAACCGGCTCCACCATGACGTTTAAAGCTTCTCGAAAAATAACCATATCAAGCGTAACTCAAAACGTTGCCGTAAAAACCGTTCCCGTAAATTTCAGTATAACGGGGAATGATTTTCCGTCGTCGGCAACGGTTAAATTAATAAACGGAGCAAATCAGATTTACGCCTCAAACGTAAGCGTTTTAAGTTCAAGCGCAATAAGCGCTTCCGTAACGTTTGCGTCAAGCGCCGCAAGCGGTTTATACGGCTTGCAAATTATAGACAACGTCTCCGGAGATTCTGAAACCAAAACCGGCGTTATGACGGTTTACGCATATCCGCAAGTTACGTCGCTTTCTGCAAATTACGTGCTTTTAAGCGGCACTGCAACCGAGACTATTTACATAGACGTCAACGGAAGCAATTTTGTAAATTCATACACAAGTTTTTATATAAAAAACGATAATAACGGCAGCGTGTTAAATTCTACGGCGTCTTTTGCAAATTCAAATCAAATCAATTTAAATTTTCAGGCTTACATGGCAAATATCGGCACGTGGACTGTTTACATGTCGCCCTATCCCGGCGTTTCTGCCGCGCCCGCTCTTAATTTTTACATAGGCATGTCCAGCGCAGGTCAGCCTATTGACCCGCTTTATGATGTTGAAATTCCGTTTCCCGTAGAGTTCTCAAACGGCGCCGTCGGCACCGGCAGCGCGCTTATAAGGTCTGCAACTTTTAACCCGGGCGTTGTAGTGTCTGTAAGTCAGAATAAAAATCTGCCTGCGGAAAATTTAAACGGTATAAAATTAAAACACACCAATTTAGGCGTAGATTTTTCAGCGTCGGGGCATCAACCCGCAAAAACCATTCTTTTGAAAATACCTTACACTGTTGCGGATATTGCCGGTCTTGACGAAGATTCCCTTGTAATAGCAAGATATCAAAACGGCTCGTGGCTGCCGGTAGTGTCTTCCGTTGTTGATAAACAAAATAAATACGTTTCAGCGCAGTTAGACCACCTTTCAATTTTCGCGCTGATGTCTTTTGCCCACACAACAAATTTAGATAACGTTATAGGTTATCCTAACCCGTTAAAACCGCACAAAGGGCAAGCGTGGTCGCAGGCGACTTTCACAAATTTACCCGACGGAGCGCAAATAACAATATACACAAGCTCCGGCGAAAAGATAACAGCATTACAGCTTGCCGGCGCTATTGCTATTTGGGACGGCAAAAACTCTAATGGAGAATTTGTAGCCAGCGGAGTTTACATGGCGTTAATAAAAGACCTATCCGGTAATAAGAAAGTTATAAAGATTGCAGTTGAAAGATAA
- a CDS encoding GatB/YqeY domain-containing protein, with translation MINKLKEDLKIYMKAQDIEKLNVVRGILNEINIRDMKNIKITDDEILKVLRSELKKRKESIESFEKGGRQDLIDKEKREIDVINKYLPSEITDDDLFAKVKAAADASADKSFGVVMKAAIAALNGAADGKRISAAVKKVLENK, from the coding sequence ATGATTAACAAACTTAAAGAAGATTTAAAAATTTACATGAAAGCCCAAGATATTGAAAAGCTCAACGTGGTTCGCGGAATTTTAAACGAAATTAATATTCGCGATATGAAAAATATCAAAATTACCGACGATGAAATTTTAAAAGTTTTAAGAAGCGAACTTAAAAAAAGAAAAGAATCCATTGAGAGTTTTGAAAAAGGCGGCAGACAAGATTTAATTGACAAAGAAAAACGAGAGATTGACGTTATTAATAAATATCTTCCCTCAGAAATTACCGACGACGACCTTTTCGCAAAAGTTAAAGCGGCAGCCGACGCCAGCGCAGACAAAAGTTTTGGCGTCGTTATGAAAGCCGCAATCGCCGCCCTAAACGGCGCCGCCGACGGAAAACGAATTTCCGCCGCCGTCAAAAAAGTTTTGGAAAACAAATGA